A genomic region of Halomonas aestuarii contains the following coding sequences:
- a CDS encoding SulP family inorganic anion transporter produces MIPSRWIPLIGWLHGYRRDVLARDLLAAVIVTLMLVPQALAYALLAGLPPEVGLYASMLPLVVYAVFGTSATLAVGPVAVASLMTASALSGIAAPGSAEYVGAALVLAALSGLVLVTMGLLRLGFLANFLSHPVISGFVTASGILIAASQLRHVLGVQASGHNLVEMGSSLIAGLGETNAITLAIGLGVWAYLLICRRKLKGWLGRLGLSSTAADLAAKAAPVSAVIVTTLLAWGLGLGAQGVALVGEVPSGLPSLALPSLDPGLWSTLAPAAVLISLVGFVESVSVAQTLAAKRRQRIDPNQELIAMGLANIGAGTSGGSPVSGGFSRSVVNFEAGAATPLAGAFTAVGIAVATLALTTPLAFLPKATLAATIIVAVGTLIDLPAIRRTWSYSRADGVAMLATLVLTLVHGVESGILVGVGLSLGLHLYRTSRPHSAVVGRVPGSEHFRNVRRHEVETDERIAILRVDESLYFANARYLEDTVMALAARQPGLAHIVLACQAVNVIDASALESLEAINARLKDSAVALHLAEVKGPVMDRLEHTAFCRELTGRVFLSTYDAWRALHDEVPAEASGAACGGSGVVIHK; encoded by the coding sequence ATGATCCCTTCCCGCTGGATTCCCCTGATCGGCTGGCTGCACGGCTACCGCCGCGATGTCCTGGCGCGCGACCTGCTGGCGGCAGTGATCGTCACCCTGATGCTGGTGCCCCAGGCGCTGGCCTACGCCCTGCTGGCCGGCCTGCCCCCTGAGGTGGGCCTCTATGCCAGCATGCTGCCGCTGGTGGTCTATGCCGTCTTCGGCACCAGCGCCACCCTGGCGGTGGGGCCGGTGGCGGTGGCCTCTCTGATGACCGCCTCGGCGCTGTCGGGCATCGCCGCCCCCGGCAGCGCGGAGTACGTCGGGGCGGCCCTGGTGCTGGCCGCCCTCTCCGGCCTGGTGCTGGTCACCATGGGCCTGCTGCGCCTGGGGTTTCTCGCCAACTTCCTGAGCCATCCGGTGATCTCGGGCTTCGTCACCGCCTCGGGCATCCTGATCGCCGCCAGCCAGCTGCGTCACGTGCTGGGGGTGCAGGCGTCCGGCCACAACCTGGTGGAGATGGGCTCGTCGCTGATCGCGGGGCTGGGAGAGACCAACGCCATCACCCTGGCGATCGGCCTGGGCGTCTGGGCGTACCTGCTGATCTGCCGGCGCAAGCTCAAGGGCTGGCTGGGCCGCCTGGGGCTGTCGAGCACCGCGGCGGACCTGGCGGCCAAGGCCGCCCCGGTGTCGGCGGTGATCGTCACCACCCTGCTGGCCTGGGGGCTGGGGCTAGGCGCACAGGGCGTCGCCCTGGTCGGCGAGGTGCCCAGCGGCCTGCCGAGCCTGGCCCTGCCGAGCCTGGACCCCGGGCTGTGGTCGACCCTCGCGCCGGCCGCGGTGCTGATCAGCCTGGTGGGGTTCGTGGAGTCGGTCTCGGTGGCCCAGACCCTGGCCGCCAAGCGGCGCCAGCGGATCGATCCCAACCAGGAACTGATCGCCATGGGGCTGGCCAACATCGGCGCCGGAACGAGCGGCGGCTCGCCGGTATCTGGCGGCTTCTCCCGGTCGGTGGTCAACTTCGAGGCCGGGGCCGCCACGCCGCTCGCCGGCGCCTTCACTGCCGTGGGCATCGCCGTGGCGACGCTTGCCCTGACCACCCCCCTGGCCTTCCTGCCCAAGGCGACGCTGGCCGCCACGATCATCGTCGCCGTGGGCACCCTGATCGACCTGCCCGCCATCCGGCGCACCTGGTCCTACTCCCGCGCCGACGGCGTGGCCATGCTGGCGACGCTGGTCCTGACCCTGGTCCATGGCGTGGAGAGCGGTATCCTGGTCGGCGTGGGGCTCTCCCTCGGGCTGCACCTCTATCGCACCAGTCGGCCGCACAGCGCCGTGGTGGGCCGGGTCCCCGGGAGCGAGCACTTCCGCAACGTGCGGCGCCACGAGGTCGAGACCGACGAGCGGATTGCCATCCTGCGGGTCGACGAGAGCCTCTACTTCGCCAATGCTCGCTACCTGGAGGACACCGTCATGGCCCTGGCGGCTCGCCAGCCGGGCCTGGCCCATATCGTGCTGGCCTGCCAGGCGGTGAACGTCATCGATGCCTCCGCGCTGGAGAGCCTCGAGGCGATCAACGCCCGGCTGAAGGACTCCGCCGTCGCCCTGCACCTGGCCGAGGTCAAGGGGCCGGTGATGGACCGCCTGGAGCATACCGCGTTCTGCCGGGAGCTGACCGGCCGGGTGTTCCTGAGCACCTACGACGCCTGGCGCGCGTTGCACGACGAGGTCCCGGCCGAGGCGTCGGGGGCGGCCTGTGGCGGGAGCGGCGTCGTCATCCACAAGTAA
- a CDS encoding NAD(P)/FAD-dependent oxidoreductase, giving the protein MHPTPPENASRHHDVVVIGGGAAGIAVTASLLKRRGDLDIAIVEPAEMHSYQPGWTLVGGGVFSAAITRRPMADVIPDKASWYAVDADRVDPEAGEVMLGDGRRLGYTRLVVAPGLVIDWGAIEGLEQTLGHHGVTSNYRFDLAPYTWLLVQSLEKGRALFTQPPMPIKCAGAPQKAMYLSCDHWRRQGRLGDIEVSFCNAGQVLFGVPDYVPALERYIESYGIEKAFGHRLVAVDGPSRTARFAVSGEDGEGEEERPFDMLHVVPPQKAPAFIATSRLANETGWLDLDPETLQHVRYPAVFGLGDASGTSNAKTAAAVRKQAPVVAENLLASLDEAPLRAAYLGYGSCPLTVERGRIVLAEFGYGGALQPTFPRWVNEGTQATRWAWWLKAKQLPWLYWNGMLKGHEWLARPARRE; this is encoded by the coding sequence ATGCACCCCACGCCCCCCGAGAATGCCTCTCGCCACCATGATGTCGTCGTGATCGGCGGCGGTGCGGCGGGCATCGCCGTGACGGCGAGCCTGCTGAAGCGCCGCGGCGATCTGGACATCGCCATCGTCGAGCCCGCCGAGATGCACAGCTACCAGCCCGGCTGGACCCTGGTCGGCGGGGGTGTCTTCTCGGCCGCCATCACCCGACGTCCCATGGCCGATGTCATTCCCGACAAGGCCAGCTGGTATGCGGTCGACGCCGATCGCGTCGACCCGGAGGCCGGCGAGGTGATGCTGGGGGATGGCCGCCGTCTCGGCTACACCCGGCTCGTGGTGGCGCCGGGGCTGGTGATCGACTGGGGCGCCATCGAGGGACTGGAGCAGACGCTGGGCCACCATGGGGTCACCTCCAACTACCGCTTCGACCTCGCCCCCTACACCTGGTTGCTGGTCCAGTCGCTGGAGAAGGGCAGGGCGCTGTTCACCCAGCCGCCCATGCCGATCAAGTGTGCCGGGGCCCCGCAGAAGGCCATGTACCTGTCCTGCGACCACTGGCGTCGCCAGGGGCGCCTGGGCGACATCGAGGTGAGCTTCTGCAATGCCGGACAGGTGCTGTTCGGGGTGCCGGACTATGTGCCGGCCCTGGAGCGCTACATCGAGAGCTACGGCATCGAGAAGGCCTTCGGTCATCGCCTGGTGGCCGTGGACGGGCCCTCCCGCACGGCGCGTTTCGCGGTGAGCGGCGAGGACGGCGAGGGCGAGGAGGAGCGGCCCTTCGACATGCTGCACGTGGTGCCGCCGCAGAAGGCGCCGGCCTTCATCGCGACGTCGCGGCTGGCCAACGAGACCGGCTGGCTGGACCTGGACCCCGAGACCCTGCAGCACGTCCGCTACCCGGCGGTGTTCGGCCTGGGCGACGCCAGCGGCACGTCCAATGCCAAGACCGCGGCGGCGGTGCGCAAGCAGGCGCCGGTGGTGGCCGAGAACCTGCTGGCCTCCCTGGACGAGGCCCCGCTGCGCGCCGCGTATCTGGGCTACGGCTCCTGTCCGCTGACCGTGGAGCGGGGGCGCATCGTGCTCGCCGAGTTCGGCTACGGCGGCGCCCTGCAGCCGACCTTTCCGCGCTGGGTCAACGAGGGCACCCAGGCGACCCGCTGGGCCTGGTGGCTCAAGGCCAAGCAGCTTCCCTGGCTCTACTGGAACGGCATGCTCAAGGGGCATGAATGGCTGGCTCGCCCCGCCCGTCGCGAGTGA
- a CDS encoding TIGR01244 family sulfur transferase, which translates to MQIHELEAGFAIADAVTPADLDEVARRGFRSVICNRRPGEAEDHPDDRPLRARAAELGLEWRSIPVTPGDYAETDIEAFGQALEEMPAPILAFCRTGKRAVHLWAQARSREAGCNIAALLAAAHDAGHDPQPIREMLKA; encoded by the coding sequence ATGCAGATCCACGAACTCGAAGCCGGCTTCGCCATCGCCGATGCCGTGACCCCCGCCGATCTCGACGAGGTCGCCCGTCGCGGTTTCCGCTCGGTGATCTGCAACCGCCGTCCCGGCGAGGCCGAGGACCATCCCGACGACCGCCCCCTGAGGGCCCGGGCCGCCGAGCTGGGCCTCGAGTGGCGCAGCATCCCCGTGACCCCAGGCGACTACGCCGAGACCGACATCGAGGCCTTCGGCCAGGCCCTCGAGGAGATGCCCGCGCCCATCCTGGCCTTCTGCCGGACCGGCAAGCGGGCCGTGCATCTCTGGGCCCAGGCCCGCTCACGTGAGGCCGGCTGCAACATTGCGGCGCTGCTGGCCGCCGCCCATGACGCGGGCCATGACCCCCAGCCGATCCGCGAGATGCTCAAGGCCTGA
- a CDS encoding MBL fold metallo-hydrolase, with protein sequence MPRPIVTHFFDEPTNTFSYVVQDPDSKACAILDSVLDFDYAAGRTDVRSADEIIAFVREHGLEVEWILETHVHADHLSAAPYLHEKLGGKTGIGANITVVQDVFGKAFNAGTEFARDGSQFDRLFEEGDTLTIGHLEGRVLHTPGHTPACLTYVIGDAAFVGDTLFMPDYGTARCDFPGGDARTLYRSIQKVLALPVETRLFLCHDYKAPEREEYQHETSVAEQRAHNVHVHEGVSEDEFVKMRTERDATLDMPRLILPSVQVNMRAGHMPPAEDNGQVYLKVPINKF encoded by the coding sequence CTGCCCCGTCCCATCGTGACCCACTTCTTCGATGAGCCCACCAACACCTTCAGCTATGTGGTGCAGGACCCTGACAGCAAGGCCTGCGCTATTCTCGATTCGGTCCTCGACTTCGACTACGCCGCCGGTCGCACCGACGTGCGTTCCGCCGATGAAATCATCGCCTTCGTGCGAGAGCACGGGCTCGAGGTCGAGTGGATTCTCGAGACCCATGTCCACGCCGACCACCTCTCCGCCGCGCCCTACCTGCACGAGAAGCTGGGCGGCAAGACCGGCATCGGGGCCAACATCACCGTGGTGCAGGACGTCTTTGGCAAGGCCTTCAATGCCGGCACCGAGTTCGCCCGCGACGGCAGCCAGTTCGACCGCCTCTTCGAGGAGGGCGACACCCTCACCATCGGCCACCTGGAAGGGCGGGTGTTGCACACGCCGGGCCATACCCCGGCCTGCCTGACCTACGTGATCGGCGATGCCGCCTTCGTCGGCGACACCCTCTTCATGCCGGACTACGGCACCGCCCGCTGCGACTTCCCGGGCGGCGATGCGCGCACCCTCTACCGTTCCATCCAGAAGGTGCTGGCCCTGCCGGTCGAGACCCGGCTGTTCCTTTGTCATGACTACAAGGCGCCGGAGCGCGAGGAGTACCAGCACGAGACCAGCGTGGCCGAGCAGCGCGCCCACAACGTGCATGTCCACGAAGGGGTCAGCGAGGACGAGTTCGTCAAGATGCGCACCGAGCGCGACGCGACCCTCGACATGCCCCGCCTGATCCTGCCGTCGGTGCAGGTCAACATGCGCGCCGGTCACATGCCGCCGGCCGAGGACAACGGCCAGGTCTATCTCAAGGTGCCGATCAACAAGTTCTGA
- a CDS encoding MBL fold metallo-hydrolase produces MKTFALSPSTGAGQPEVAGFFDPRTFSVQYVVSDPSTRQCAIIDPVHDFDEKSGATTTRHADEVLAYVKEQGFEVQWILDTHPHADHFSAAQYLKEKTGAPTAIGEKVVEVQALWKEIYHWPDFPADGSQWDRLFAEGDTFRIGDLEARVMFSPGHTLASITYVIGDAAFVHDTLFQPDFGTARADFPGGDAHQLWRSIQAILALPDETRLFTGHDYMPGGREPEWESTVREQRESNKHLAGRVTEDDYVNMRDQRDSELPMPKLILHALQVNTRGGRLPEPESNGKRYLKIPLDALEGAAWE; encoded by the coding sequence ATGAAAACCTTCGCCCTCTCCCCGAGCACCGGCGCCGGTCAGCCGGAGGTCGCGGGCTTCTTCGACCCGCGCACCTTCAGCGTGCAGTACGTGGTCAGCGACCCGTCGACCCGACAGTGCGCCATCATCGACCCGGTCCACGACTTCGACGAGAAGTCCGGCGCCACCACCACCCGGCATGCCGACGAGGTGCTCGCCTACGTGAAGGAGCAGGGGTTCGAAGTGCAGTGGATCCTCGACACCCACCCCCATGCCGATCACTTCTCCGCGGCGCAGTACCTGAAGGAGAAGACCGGCGCTCCCACCGCCATCGGCGAGAAGGTGGTCGAGGTACAGGCGCTCTGGAAGGAGATCTACCATTGGCCCGACTTCCCGGCCGACGGCTCCCAGTGGGACCGCCTGTTCGCCGAGGGAGACACCTTCCGCATCGGGGACCTCGAGGCGCGGGTGATGTTCTCGCCGGGCCACACCCTGGCCTCGATCACCTATGTGATCGGTGATGCCGCCTTCGTCCACGACACCCTCTTCCAGCCGGACTTCGGCACCGCCCGGGCCGACTTCCCCGGCGGCGACGCCCATCAGCTGTGGCGCTCCATCCAGGCGATCCTGGCCCTGCCCGACGAGACGCGCCTGTTCACCGGCCACGACTACATGCCAGGTGGCCGTGAGCCGGAGTGGGAGAGCACGGTGCGCGAGCAGCGCGAGAGCAACAAGCACCTCGCCGGCCGCGTCACCGAGGACGACTATGTGAACATGCGCGACCAGCGCGACAGCGAGCTGCCGATGCCCAAGTTGATCCTGCACGCCCTGCAAGTGAATACCCGGGGCGGTCGCCTGCCGGAGCCCGAGTCCAACGGCAAGCGCTACCTGAAGATTCCGCTGGACGCCCTGGAAGGCGCCGCCTGGGAGTGA
- a CDS encoding MBL fold metallo-hydrolase RNA specificity domain-containing protein, which yields MSTLTFQGAVKEVTGSRYLIEVDGGRHSHKLLLECGLHQGGSDADEANARAFGSLAGQLEAVVLSHGHLDHSGLLPKLVREGYAGPIHCTRGTRDLLEIMLQDAAFIMAKDVEWENKWRKRDGKPLAEPLYELADVERTLALCEPHGYGQPIDLPGGATLVFRNAGHILGSAVVELAIPSGGQTRRLVFSGDLGNPSSVLMRDPEKLYDADLVLMESTYGDRDHRPLDETLEEFAQVLEEAHADGGNVLIPAFAVGRTQEILYHLSVLYHEGRLRQQLVFLDSPMAIKVTELYHRARKSLDPDDLKVLNVAASGDPSQYLPILRMTRTVEESMAINRIHGGAIIIAGAGMCNGGRILHHFRYNLERPSTRLVIVGFQAGGTVGRQIVDGADRIRVMGHDLAVKAKVHTIGGFSAHAGQTQLLGWAGAFRDRPRFYLVHGEPGAQQALQAALAESDIEAEIPGYGDLIEL from the coding sequence ATGTCTACACTGACCTTCCAGGGTGCGGTCAAGGAAGTCACCGGCTCACGCTACCTCATCGAGGTGGACGGCGGGCGTCATTCGCACAAGCTGCTGCTGGAGTGCGGCCTGCACCAGGGCGGCAGTGACGCCGACGAGGCCAACGCCCGCGCCTTCGGGAGCCTGGCCGGACAGCTCGAGGCGGTGGTGCTGTCCCACGGCCATCTGGATCATTCGGGGCTGCTGCCGAAGCTCGTCCGCGAGGGGTATGCCGGGCCGATCCACTGTACCCGTGGCACCCGGGACCTGCTGGAGATCATGCTGCAGGATGCCGCCTTCATCATGGCCAAGGATGTCGAGTGGGAGAACAAGTGGCGCAAGCGTGACGGCAAGCCGCTGGCCGAGCCGCTCTACGAGCTTGCGGACGTGGAACGCACCCTGGCGCTCTGTGAGCCCCACGGCTACGGCCAGCCGATCGACCTGCCGGGCGGTGCCACCCTGGTGTTCCGCAATGCCGGCCATATCCTGGGCTCGGCCGTCGTCGAACTGGCCATCCCCTCGGGGGGGCAGACCCGGCGCCTGGTCTTCTCGGGGGATCTCGGCAACCCCAGCTCGGTGCTGATGAGGGATCCCGAGAAGCTCTACGATGCGGATCTCGTGCTGATGGAGAGCACCTACGGCGACCGCGACCACCGGCCCCTGGACGAGACCCTCGAGGAGTTCGCCCAGGTGCTGGAGGAGGCCCATGCCGACGGCGGCAACGTGCTGATTCCCGCCTTCGCCGTGGGGCGGACCCAGGAGATCCTCTACCACCTCAGCGTGCTCTACCACGAGGGGCGCCTTCGCCAGCAGCTGGTGTTCCTCGACAGCCCCATGGCGATCAAGGTCACCGAGCTCTACCACCGGGCACGCAAGTCCCTGGATCCCGACGACCTCAAGGTGCTCAACGTCGCCGCCAGCGGTGATCCCAGCCAGTACCTGCCGATCCTGCGCATGACCCGCACGGTGGAGGAGTCGATGGCTATCAACCGCATCCATGGCGGGGCGATCATCATCGCCGGCGCCGGCATGTGCAACGGCGGTCGTATCCTCCATCATTTCCGCTACAACCTCGAGAGACCGAGCACCCGGCTGGTGATCGTGGGCTTCCAGGCGGGGGGCACGGTGGGGCGCCAGATCGTCGATGGCGCCGACCGGATCCGCGTGATGGGCCACGACCTGGCGGTCAAGGCTAAGGTCCATACCATCGGCGGCTTCTCGGCCCATGCCGGTCAGACCCAGCTGCTGGGCTGGGCCGGCGCCTTTCGCGATCGACCGCGCTTCTACCTGGTGCATGGCGAGCCCGGTGCCCAGCAGGCGCTGCAGGCGGCCCTCGCGGAGAGCGACATCGAGGCCGAGATTCCCGGCTACGGCGACCTTATCGAGCTCTAG
- a CDS encoding glycosyl transferase has product MSDFHQNGIITDFHNLTRRPVEALEEDLVAFSARRPMSLILPSLFSELEGPALSHIVDEIARVPYLAEVVIGLDRADREQFLRARDFFARLPQHHRILWNDGPRLRALDAELEAQGLAPQQPGKGRNVWYCGGYVQASQRSRVVALHDCDILTYDRGLLARLFYPVVHPQFNYEFCKGYYPRIAEGRLNGRVSRLMVTPLLRALKKIHGPLPYLEYLDSFRYALSGEFSMRTEVLDGIRIPADWGLEIGVLSEVHRNYSTKRLCQVDLADAYDHKHQPVSADDATGGLNRMSLDIAKSLYRKLATQGVTFSAEGFRTIKATYYRLALDLIEAYDHDAVMNGLSLDRHGEEQAVELFAANLLEAGSAFLDNPGERPFIPSWNRVKAAIPDLPERMFQAVELDNAGEV; this is encoded by the coding sequence ATGAGCGACTTCCACCAGAACGGCATCATCACCGACTTCCACAACCTGACCCGCCGGCCGGTGGAGGCCCTGGAGGAGGATCTGGTCGCGTTCTCCGCGCGTCGCCCCATGAGCCTGATCCTGCCGTCGCTCTTCTCCGAGCTGGAGGGGCCGGCGCTGTCCCACATCGTCGACGAGATCGCCCGGGTGCCCTACCTCGCGGAGGTGGTGATCGGCCTGGATCGCGCCGACCGGGAGCAGTTCCTGCGCGCCCGCGACTTCTTCGCCCGGCTGCCCCAGCACCACCGCATCCTCTGGAACGACGGTCCCCGGCTGCGCGCGCTGGACGCCGAGCTGGAGGCGCAGGGTCTGGCGCCCCAGCAGCCCGGCAAGGGCCGCAACGTCTGGTACTGCGGGGGCTATGTGCAGGCCTCGCAGCGCAGCCGGGTGGTCGCCCTGCACGACTGCGACATCCTCACCTACGACCGGGGGCTACTGGCGCGGCTCTTCTATCCCGTGGTCCATCCCCAGTTCAACTACGAGTTCTGCAAGGGCTACTACCCGCGCATCGCCGAGGGGCGGCTCAACGGCCGGGTCTCGCGGCTGATGGTCACCCCGCTGCTGCGGGCCCTCAAGAAGATTCACGGTCCCTTGCCCTACCTCGAGTACCTGGATAGTTTCCGCTACGCGCTCTCCGGCGAGTTCTCCATGCGCACCGAGGTGCTCGACGGCATCCGCATCCCGGCCGACTGGGGGCTGGAGATCGGGGTACTCTCGGAGGTACATCGCAACTACTCGACCAAGCGCCTCTGCCAGGTGGACCTGGCCGACGCCTATGACCACAAGCACCAGCCGGTGTCCGCCGACGACGCCACGGGCGGACTCAACCGCATGAGCCTCGATATCGCCAAGTCGCTCTATCGCAAGCTGGCGACCCAGGGCGTGACCTTCAGCGCCGAGGGCTTCAGGACCATCAAGGCGACCTACTACCGCCTGGCCCTGGACCTGATCGAGGCCTATGACCACGATGCCGTGATGAACGGCCTGAGCCTGGATCGCCACGGCGAGGAACAGGCCGTGGAGCTCTTTGCCGCCAACCTGCTCGAGGCCGGCAGCGCCTTCCTGGACAACCCCGGCGAACGACCCTTCATCCCCAGCTGGAACCGGGTCAAGGCGGCCATCCCCGACCTGCCGGAGCGCATGTTCCAGGCGGTGGAGCTCGACAATGCCGGGGAGGTCTAG
- a CDS encoding HAD-IIB family hydrolase codes for MPSNSASPYDPAQRPRLVFTDLDGSLLDHHSYDWSPARPWLDRLKAEGVPVIPVTSKTRSEILPLRRELGLEDAPFIAENGALAGLPPAWCHARLDRGPGPDGLAIRTLGVDIGFIRKRLSVWRERLGIRFTTMSEMSLEELVDFTGLAEPEARLARLREGSEPLIWEEADERLAAFREGLEGDGLRLVRGGRFWHVTGDCHKGRAVAWLIDRFEALRGSRPLTLALGDGPNDIAMLEAVDQAVVIRGCHDLSVSPDQPSLYCSVATGPAGWAEGVAYWWGRAHRRLTSAAAGVTETVRGERTGRVPA; via the coding sequence ATGCCCTCGAACTCAGCCTCGCCCTATGATCCCGCCCAGCGGCCGCGCCTGGTCTTCACCGACCTGGACGGCTCGCTGCTCGACCACCACAGCTACGACTGGTCGCCGGCCCGGCCTTGGCTCGACCGTCTGAAGGCCGAGGGCGTGCCGGTGATTCCGGTGACCAGCAAGACCCGCAGCGAAATCCTGCCGCTGCGCCGCGAGCTCGGCCTCGAGGACGCCCCCTTCATCGCCGAGAACGGCGCCCTGGCCGGGCTGCCCCCCGCCTGGTGCCATGCCCGGCTGGATCGTGGGCCCGGCCCCGACGGCCTGGCGATCCGCACCCTGGGCGTCGATATCGGCTTCATCCGCAAGCGACTCTCGGTCTGGCGAGAGCGGCTGGGGATACGCTTCACCACCATGAGCGAGATGTCCCTGGAGGAACTGGTCGACTTCACCGGGCTGGCCGAGCCGGAGGCACGCCTGGCCCGGCTGCGCGAGGGCAGCGAGCCGCTGATCTGGGAGGAGGCGGACGAGCGCCTCGCGGCCTTCCGGGAGGGCCTCGAGGGAGATGGCCTGCGCCTGGTGCGTGGCGGACGCTTCTGGCACGTCACCGGCGACTGCCACAAGGGCCGGGCCGTCGCCTGGCTGATCGATCGCTTCGAGGCGCTGCGCGGCAGCCGGCCCCTGACCCTGGCGCTGGGCGACGGCCCCAACGACATCGCCATGCTCGAGGCGGTCGACCAGGCCGTGGTGATCCGCGGCTGCCACGATCTGTCGGTGTCGCCGGACCAGCCATCACTCTATTGCAGCGTGGCCACCGGGCCCGCCGGCTGGGCCGAGGGGGTGGCCTACTGGTGGGGGCGAGCCCACCGCCGACTGACGTCGGCGGCCGCAGGCGTGACCGAGACGGTGCGCGGTGAGCGTACGGGGAGGGTGCCGGCATGA